TCTTTATGTCGGGATTAGCCTCAAATCGCAGCAAATGGTCGACAAGCCTGGAGCCGGGATATCTATCTCCACCAATGGAAATACCCTCGTTTAGGGCTGGGAAAAACTGCCCATCAGCATTTTTGGGCCCGCACGCCAATGCCATGGCATTGTACATTTCATTGGACATCCCACCAGATTTAGAAACAAAGCCGACAAAACCAGGAACATGTAAATGAGTCTGTATGATATTTTCTATAGATCCAGCCGTATTTCCGATCTTAAAACAGCCTGGCTTTATGCCACCAACTGTGGCGGGGCCGATGATCCATTTCTTCCTCGAATCTGCTACGACTATGAGCTCCTTAGTCCTCCTCTCGGATATCCCCTCAGCAACGATAGCCACGGTGCGAATAGAAGGCTGTTCCAACGCCTCGCGCGAAGGCTGGTACGCCGATCGAAATGATGCAAAGTTAATAAACACATCCGCACTGCGGTGGCGCTGAACGGCATCCTCGATAGAACGATAAATTGGTATAAAGATTTCCTTACTGCCCCAAAAGCAGGTATGAATACCTGGCCTCGATGGATACACTATGGCTGCAACAGATGGGGTTTTTCGTCTACAGGCAAAATCGAAATCTAACATACGCTGAATCGCAGCGGTTTGATAATTGTAAATGATTGCTTGCGTATCGCTAGTAAAAAGTTGATAGTCCGCAGTTGCAGAACTATCTTCTTCAGAAAATCCAGATGCCTCCGCTAAATTGCCAGCCATGTGCGACATAACCATTCTAGTGTTTCTCCGTCATAATAAATAACACAAGTGATGTTCAGCTAAACTGTCAAAGCCTTACTAACTATTTTTGTCATATGCAATTCCGGCCCGTAAACCTCCATCGGCAACCCTAGCTCAAGCCCAAGTTGCTGCATCTTTGAAAGACCCTCAACATAGTTTGGTCCTCCACGCCTGACATATATTTTGGCCTTAACTCGTTTCAGCGCTTCCGAATACTCCTTAATAGCTCGACAAATGCCATTAAATGTTTTCGCCACATCTGTGAAGTTCGCAATTCCACCGCCAATTAGCAGAATTTTTTCTCTACCCTTCGGATCTAACTCTTGCGTCATCAATCCAATAACAGTCCTCGCGTAATCATAAGTTTCTTCATCAGTTGGATTGCCGGAATATTCTCCGTAATTAGCGAGCTCCTCTCCATAGCCAAGGTCAACAACAGTATCGGCAAAGATTACTGACGCGCCACCCCCGGCTACCATTGTCCAAACTCGCCCTTGTGGGTTTAACACCGTAAACTTTAGCGATGCGCCACTCTGAGCGTCTAGATGATTTATATGGCGCTCCTCGTTAGTACTCAACCTACCAAACGGAGGAGGAAATGTAAGCCCAGCCCAAAGCTTTCCTCCTTCGAACTCTGCCGTGTCATCTAGTTTCGCTGCGAAATCCAAAACGACGATCCGACCATCTACAAACGCCAATGGGTTT
This window of the Deltaproteobacteria bacterium genome carries:
- a CDS encoding ATPase, which gives rise to MASRSIREYDGKKILDLHFREFSTTDCFVANPCVQLSAATDLDAVVAEHPWLLNSKLVAKPDQLIKRRGNSNLVLLNAGWDEVVRWVFEHMNKSVAVDGITGILDTFIVECFVPHEVKYEYYLAIRSVREGDEILFFRQGGVEIGDVDSISEKIVVKVFDDIDALDLDSKLLKDIGVERRPVIASFIKSLYKLYVAAGFSYAEINPLAFVDGRIVVLDFAAKLDDTAEFEGGKLWAGLTFPPPFGRLSTNEERHINHLDAQSGASLKFTVLNPQGRVWTMVAGGGASVIFADTVVDLGYGEELANYGEYSGNPTDEETYDYARTVIGLMTQELDPKGREKILLIGGGIANFTDVAKTFNGICRAIKEYSEALKRVKAKIYVRRGGPNYVEGLSKMQQLGLELGLPMEVYGPELHMTKIVSKALTV